From Streptomyces sp. Edi4, one genomic window encodes:
- the aceE gene encoding pyruvate dehydrogenase (acetyl-transferring), homodimeric type, with amino-acid sequence MIDPVAKFPSELDQLPDRDTEETAEWAASLDAVAKAAGPHRAAYLMRRTLKHAEGAGLALPKLLETDYVNTIPSSAEPVIDGDEEMERRITAWNRWNAAAMVTRGSKYGVGGHIATFASAAWLYETGFNHFFRGKEGDGSGDQLYIQGHASPGIYARAFLDGRLTEAHLDKFRQESAGDGLPSYPHPRRLPWLWEFPTVSMGLGPLSAIYQARFNRYLTNRNIKDVSNSHVWAFLGDGEMDEPESTAALALAAREGLDNLTFVINCNLQRLDGPVRANFKIVQELEAQFRGAGWNVVKSLWGGAWDELFQLDTTGALVRRLREVPDAQVQTYQTRDAAYIREDFFGKDPALVEMAKLLSDDKILECFHLSRGGHEPRKVYAAYKAALSHKGAPTVILAQTVKGFTLGEGFASKNANHQMKKLTNDEFKNMRDLLELPISDAQFVDGQVPYGHPGADSPEVRYLQERRAALGGPAPARRSHALAPLPAPADKSFAAFDKGSGSQSMATTMAFVRLMKDLIRDKTTGKRWVPIVPDEARTFGMESLFPSLGIYSPKGQTYEPVDRDQLMYYREAKDGQILNEGITEAGSMADFIAASSSYATHGEPMIPFYIFYSMFGWQRTADQMWQLGDQLGRGFLVGATAGRTTLTGEGLQHADGHSPVIAATNPAAMSYDPAFAYEVAAIVKDGLRRMYGEAAPGEDRDVFYYLTVYNEPMPQPAKPSGIDEGIVKGLYRFNTAESAGVTFPSPKLSAPLEQGGAPIAPRIQLLGSGTAIHWTLEAQKLLAEEWGVAADVWSATSWTELRRDALEADAALLRGEERIPYIRKALDGVDSPVLAVSDYMRQVPDQIAQWVQQDWSSLGADGFGLSDTREAARRHFGVDAQSIVVAALAQLARRGEVPVTAVKEARERYGL; translated from the coding sequence ATGATCGACCCCGTAGCCAAGTTTCCGAGCGAGCTCGACCAGCTCCCGGACCGTGACACCGAGGAGACCGCCGAATGGGCGGCCTCCCTCGATGCCGTCGCCAAGGCCGCCGGCCCGCACCGGGCCGCGTATCTGATGCGCCGCACGCTCAAGCATGCCGAAGGCGCGGGCCTCGCCCTGCCGAAGCTGCTGGAGACGGACTACGTCAACACCATCCCTTCCTCCGCGGAGCCCGTCATCGACGGCGACGAGGAGATGGAGCGCCGGATCACCGCGTGGAACCGCTGGAACGCGGCCGCCATGGTGACCCGAGGCTCGAAGTACGGCGTCGGCGGCCACATCGCGACCTTCGCGTCCGCGGCCTGGCTGTACGAGACCGGCTTCAACCACTTCTTCCGCGGCAAGGAGGGCGACGGATCGGGCGACCAGCTCTACATCCAGGGCCACGCCTCGCCCGGCATCTACGCCCGCGCCTTCCTCGACGGCCGCCTCACCGAGGCGCACCTGGACAAGTTCCGCCAGGAGTCCGCCGGCGACGGTCTGCCGTCCTACCCGCACCCGCGCCGCCTGCCCTGGCTGTGGGAGTTCCCGACCGTCTCCATGGGACTCGGCCCGCTCTCCGCGATCTACCAGGCGCGCTTCAACCGGTACCTCACCAACCGGAACATCAAGGACGTCTCCAACTCCCACGTGTGGGCGTTCCTCGGTGACGGCGAGATGGACGAGCCCGAGTCGACGGCGGCCCTCGCGCTCGCCGCCCGCGAGGGTCTGGACAACCTGACCTTCGTCATCAACTGCAACCTCCAGCGCCTGGACGGCCCGGTCCGCGCCAACTTCAAGATCGTGCAGGAGCTGGAGGCCCAGTTCCGCGGCGCCGGCTGGAACGTCGTGAAGTCGCTGTGGGGCGGCGCCTGGGACGAGCTCTTCCAGCTCGACACCACCGGCGCCCTCGTCCGCCGCCTGCGCGAGGTCCCCGACGCCCAGGTGCAGACGTACCAGACGCGTGACGCGGCCTACATCCGCGAGGACTTCTTCGGCAAGGACCCGGCGCTCGTCGAGATGGCCAAGCTCCTGTCGGACGACAAGATCCTGGAGTGCTTCCACCTCTCGCGCGGTGGCCACGAGCCGCGCAAGGTGTACGCCGCCTACAAGGCCGCCCTGTCCCACAAGGGTGCGCCGACCGTCATCCTGGCGCAGACCGTCAAGGGCTTCACCCTCGGTGAGGGCTTCGCGTCCAAGAACGCGAACCACCAGATGAAGAAGCTCACCAACGACGAGTTCAAGAACATGCGTGACCTTCTTGAACTGCCCATCTCCGACGCGCAGTTCGTCGACGGCCAGGTCCCCTACGGCCACCCCGGCGCCGACTCCCCCGAGGTCCGCTACCTCCAGGAGCGCCGCGCGGCGCTCGGCGGGCCGGCCCCGGCCCGCCGAAGCCACGCGCTCGCCCCGCTGCCGGCCCCGGCCGACAAGTCCTTCGCGGCCTTCGACAAGGGCTCCGGCAGCCAGTCCATGGCCACCACCATGGCGTTCGTGCGCCTGATGAAGGACCTGATCCGCGACAAGACGACCGGCAAGCGCTGGGTCCCGATCGTCCCGGACGAGGCCCGCACCTTCGGCATGGAGTCGCTGTTCCCCTCGCTCGGCATCTACTCGCCCAAGGGCCAGACGTACGAGCCGGTCGACCGCGACCAGCTCATGTACTACCGCGAGGCCAAGGACGGCCAGATCCTCAACGAGGGCATCACCGAGGCCGGCTCGATGGCCGACTTCATCGCCGCGTCGTCCTCGTACGCCACGCACGGCGAGCCGATGATCCCGTTCTACATCTTCTACTCGATGTTCGGCTGGCAGCGCACGGCCGACCAGATGTGGCAGCTCGGCGACCAGCTCGGCCGCGGCTTCCTGGTGGGCGCCACCGCCGGTCGTACGACCCTGACCGGTGAGGGCCTTCAGCACGCCGACGGCCACTCCCCGGTGATCGCGGCGACCAACCCGGCGGCCATGTCCTACGACCCGGCCTTCGCCTACGAGGTCGCGGCCATCGTCAAGGACGGTCTGCGCCGGATGTACGGCGAGGCGGCCCCCGGTGAGGACCGGGACGTCTTCTACTACCTCACCGTCTACAACGAGCCGATGCCCCAGCCGGCGAAGCCTTCGGGCATCGACGAGGGCATCGTCAAGGGCCTGTACCGCTTCAACACGGCGGAGTCGGCCGGCGTGACCTTCCCATCCCCCAAGCTCTCGGCTCCGCTCGAGCAGGGAGGTGCCCCCATCGCCCCGCGCATCCAGCTCCTGGGTTCCGGCACCGCGATCCACTGGACCCTTGAGGCCCAGAAGCTGCTCGCCGAGGAGTGGGGCGTGGCCGCCGACGTGTGGTCCGCGACCTCCTGGACCGAGCTGCGCCGCGACGCCCTCGAAGCCGATGCCGCCCTGCTGCGCGGCGAGGAGCGGATCCCCTACATCCGCAAGGCGCTCGACGGCGTGGACTCCCCCGTCCTCGCGGTCTCCGACTACATGCGTCAGGTCCCCGACCAGATCGCGCAGTGGGTCCAGCAGGACTGGTCCTCGCTCGGGGCGGACGGCTTCGGTCTGTCCGACACCCGTGAGGCGGCCCGCCGTCACTTCGGCGTCGACGCGCAGTCGATCGTGGTGGCGGCCCTGGCCCAGCTCGCCAGGCGCGGCGAGGTCCCGGTCACGGCCGTGAAGGAAGCGCGCGAGCGCTACGGCCTGTAG
- a CDS encoding VOC family protein, which translates to MKIYNRPSAPAWADLSTTDVSAAKAFYGGLFGWRGADVPMEEAGGYGMFLLGEEYVGGYGPCMAPGQPVAWLAYIQVESADETAAKVTGNGGSIVAGPMDVFDSGRLAVFADPAGAVFGVWQPKEHKGFGVVDRPGGMCWFELLTRDADRARTFYRAVFGWDSDSEPYGASEYTEWKLEGESFSGMMRMGEDFPPEVPAHWMVYVQVEDCDATAAKARELGGDVHVPPTSIPPGRFALLRDPQGGVFSVIALTAG; encoded by the coding sequence GTGAAGATCTACAACCGTCCTTCGGCGCCCGCCTGGGCCGACCTGTCGACGACCGACGTGAGCGCGGCCAAGGCCTTCTACGGGGGCCTCTTCGGCTGGCGGGGCGCGGACGTGCCGATGGAGGAGGCCGGCGGGTACGGCATGTTCCTGCTCGGCGAGGAGTACGTCGGCGGGTACGGGCCCTGCATGGCGCCGGGGCAGCCGGTGGCGTGGCTGGCGTACATCCAGGTCGAGTCGGCCGACGAAACGGCGGCGAAGGTGACCGGCAACGGGGGCTCGATCGTGGCGGGCCCCATGGACGTCTTCGACTCGGGCCGCCTCGCGGTGTTCGCCGACCCGGCGGGCGCGGTCTTCGGCGTCTGGCAGCCCAAGGAGCACAAGGGGTTCGGCGTCGTGGACCGGCCGGGCGGCATGTGCTGGTTCGAGCTCCTGACCCGGGACGCGGACCGGGCAAGGACGTTCTACCGCGCGGTCTTCGGCTGGGACAGCGACAGCGAGCCGTACGGGGCCTCCGAGTACACCGAGTGGAAGCTCGAGGGCGAGAGCTTCAGCGGCATGATGCGGATGGGCGAGGACTTTCCGCCGGAGGTGCCGGCGCACTGGATGGTGTACGTCCAGGTCGAGGACTGCGACGCGACGGCGGCGAAGGCCCGCGAGCTGGGCGGGGACGTGCATGTGCCGCCCACGTCGATCCCGCCGGGCCGTTTCGCCCTGCTGCGCGACCCGCAGGGCGGCGTCTTCTCCGTCATTGCTTTGACCGCCGGGTAG
- a CDS encoding winged helix-turn-helix domain-containing protein, which translates to MPGHSDSAEEQRRPRDVVADGLRALICGGELRVGERLPTQAELSARFAVPRGAVRGAVELLEREGLIRRAQQGTPPTVARSAAPGRDGRAGGDGGDVPGRRRHAPRPAGVFLGERVAWCFREEEVTIDAYCLNGETLAAALAGPLVAVQAAGFGPRRVTVRVLLPDAEAPLALPQVIGDLGNVRPRERLRITSNHIYGSLRHSLRMLKVRDLVDDVSVEARKVAITPTQKVYILNGREVLAGHYQVTERTVDLDRNPIDIYDMLGVEGMLFRHAVVDDDPVTRGYVEQTQQWFDSLWNTIARPLDPNQD; encoded by the coding sequence GTGCCTGGACACAGCGATTCGGCCGAGGAACAGCGCCGTCCACGGGACGTGGTCGCCGACGGCCTGCGCGCCCTGATCTGCGGGGGCGAGCTGCGGGTCGGGGAGCGGCTGCCCACCCAGGCGGAGCTCAGCGCGCGGTTCGCGGTGCCGCGCGGCGCGGTCCGTGGCGCCGTCGAACTCCTTGAGCGGGAAGGCCTGATCAGACGGGCCCAGCAGGGCACACCGCCCACGGTCGCCCGCTCGGCCGCCCCCGGCCGCGACGGTCGTGCGGGCGGCGACGGCGGCGACGTGCCGGGCCGGCGCCGCCACGCGCCCCGGCCCGCGGGGGTCTTCCTGGGCGAGCGGGTGGCGTGGTGCTTCCGCGAGGAAGAGGTCACCATCGACGCGTACTGCCTCAATGGCGAGACATTGGCCGCCGCGCTGGCGGGGCCCCTGGTCGCCGTGCAGGCAGCGGGCTTCGGCCCGCGCAGGGTGACGGTGCGGGTCCTGCTGCCCGACGCGGAGGCCCCGCTGGCGCTGCCGCAGGTGATCGGGGATCTGGGCAACGTCAGGCCGCGCGAGCGGCTGCGGATCACCAGCAACCACATCTACGGTTCGCTGCGCCACTCCCTGCGGATGCTCAAGGTCCGCGATCTGGTCGATGACGTGAGCGTGGAGGCCCGCAAGGTGGCGATCACCCCCACGCAGAAGGTGTACATCCTCAACGGCCGCGAGGTGCTGGCCGGCCACTACCAGGTGACCGAACGCACGGTGGATCTCGACCGGAACCCGATCGACATCTACGACATGCTCGGCGTGGAGGGCATGCTGTTCCGGCACGCCGTGGTCGACGACGACCCGGTGACCCGCGGCTATGTCGAGCAGACCCAGCAGTGGTTCGACTCGCTGTGGAACACCATCGCCCGCCCCCTGGACCCCAATCAGGACTGA
- a CDS encoding winged helix-turn-helix domain-containing protein: MTTHTTGPGRDAAGETPGYRLVADALRQDIQNGVPAPGEALPKQEQLMRRFHCGRGTVQKALQLLRDEQLLEAGVSGRGARVARQAAIGRPLAHYISRAFEAPHVSLDVWSLHTEELSRAVQQQAELIRLGDRPAPDSVRVRVLVPDLDTPHPYPRHVDDPDDPRPLRRLRRVIRMYAEALHHSLTQLAEEGTVASVSVEIRSLPTVPGEKRYLINGTQMLTGYYFLRRTRILVDAASIEVLELHSDTLFPAGSEVNGARPLDRAELQQAQAWFDSRWEMAATPLRPLDE, encoded by the coding sequence GTGACGACCCACACCACGGGGCCCGGCCGGGACGCAGCCGGGGAGACCCCCGGCTACCGTCTGGTGGCCGACGCGCTGCGCCAGGACATCCAGAACGGCGTCCCTGCGCCCGGCGAGGCGCTGCCCAAGCAGGAACAGCTGATGCGGCGCTTCCACTGCGGGCGCGGCACTGTACAGAAGGCCCTCCAACTGCTGCGTGACGAACAGCTCCTGGAGGCCGGGGTGTCGGGCCGGGGCGCCCGGGTGGCCCGCCAGGCTGCCATCGGGCGGCCATTGGCCCACTACATCTCCCGCGCGTTCGAAGCGCCCCACGTCTCGCTCGACGTGTGGTCGCTGCACACCGAGGAGCTGTCCCGTGCCGTGCAGCAACAGGCCGAACTCATCAGGCTCGGCGACCGGCCGGCCCCGGATTCGGTACGGGTGCGGGTCCTGGTGCCCGATCTGGACACCCCGCACCCCTATCCGCGCCACGTCGACGACCCGGATGACCCGCGCCCGCTGCGGCGGCTGCGCCGGGTCATCCGGATGTACGCCGAGGCGCTGCACCACTCGCTCACCCAGCTGGCCGAGGAGGGTACGGTCGCCTCGGTGTCCGTGGAGATCCGGAGCCTGCCGACGGTGCCCGGCGAGAAGCGCTACCTCATCAACGGCACACAGATGCTGACCGGCTACTACTTCCTGCGCCGGACCCGCATCCTGGTCGACGCGGCGTCCATAGAGGTACTTGAGCTGCACAGCGACACCCTCTTCCCGGCCGGGTCGGAGGTGAACGGGGCGCGGCCCCTCGACCGGGCCGAGCTCCAGCAGGCGCAGGCATGGTTCGACTCACGCTGGGAGATGGCCGCGACGCCACTGCGCCCGCTCGACGAGTGA
- a CDS encoding DUF4240 domain-containing protein: protein MDETEFWEIVDRTREAADGDPEEQADLLIERLLQLDPESVLDFARHFEARYNRAYRWDLWGAAAVLLGGASDDAFDYFRCWLIGQGREVFEGAVHDPDALADLVGEFDEEVDGDGEELGYAADEAYEQLTGVVAPDLGIPPQADEPEGTPLDFEDEAALADRFPRLWDRFGPG, encoded by the coding sequence ATGGACGAGACGGAGTTCTGGGAGATCGTCGACCGTACCCGCGAGGCCGCCGACGGCGACCCCGAGGAGCAGGCCGACCTGCTCATCGAGCGGCTGCTCCAGCTCGACCCCGAATCCGTGCTCGACTTCGCCCGGCACTTCGAGGCGCGCTACAACCGCGCCTACCGCTGGGACCTGTGGGGCGCGGCGGCCGTGCTGCTCGGCGGGGCGAGCGACGACGCGTTCGACTACTTCCGCTGCTGGCTGATCGGCCAGGGCCGGGAGGTCTTCGAGGGCGCGGTGCACGACCCCGACGCGCTGGCCGACCTCGTCGGCGAGTTCGACGAGGAGGTCGACGGCGACGGCGAGGAGCTGGGTTACGCGGCGGACGAGGCGTACGAGCAGCTGACCGGCGTGGTCGCGCCCGACCTCGGCATCCCGCCCCAGGCCGACGAGCCGGAGGGGACGCCGCTGGACTTCGAGGACGAAGCGGCCCTCGCGGACCGTTTCCCGCGCCTGTGGGACCGCTTCGGCCCGGGCTGA
- a CDS encoding SDR family NAD(P)-dependent oxidoreductase: MNPVTDRYEGRRALVTGGGSGIGQATVLRLLAEGGHVVAADVSEAGLKDTADKAGAAIGRLTTLDIDIADEESVREGVAAAVCVLGGLDVLVNAAGILRSSHTHETSLAEFNRVVAVNLTGTFLMIREAIPALLEGNGAAVVNFSSTSAVFAHPYMAAYAASKGGVQSMTHALAAEYAKQGIRFTAVQPGSISSGMTDGSGASRSSVGPGLPADADMSLFVKLAPAIGQGFAGPETVASVVAMLASDDGRFITGTEVRVDGGTHF; encoded by the coding sequence ATGAACCCCGTCACCGACCGCTACGAAGGACGCCGCGCCCTGGTCACCGGCGGCGGCTCCGGCATCGGGCAGGCCACGGTGCTGCGCCTGCTCGCCGAGGGCGGGCACGTCGTCGCGGCGGACGTCAGTGAGGCCGGCCTGAAGGACACCGCCGACAAGGCGGGCGCCGCCATCGGACGGCTGACCACCCTGGACATCGACATAGCCGACGAGGAGTCGGTCCGCGAGGGCGTGGCCGCCGCCGTCTGCGTGCTCGGCGGCCTCGACGTCCTGGTCAACGCGGCCGGCATCCTGCGCTCCTCGCACACCCACGAGACGAGCCTGGCCGAGTTCAACCGGGTGGTCGCGGTCAATCTGACCGGCACCTTCCTGATGATCCGCGAGGCGATCCCGGCGCTGCTCGAAGGCAATGGCGCGGCCGTAGTCAACTTCAGCTCGACGTCGGCGGTGTTCGCCCACCCCTACATGGCGGCGTACGCGGCCAGCAAGGGCGGCGTCCAGTCGATGACGCACGCGCTGGCCGCCGAGTACGCCAAGCAGGGCATCCGCTTCACCGCCGTGCAGCCCGGCTCGATCTCCTCCGGCATGACCGACGGAAGCGGCGCGTCCCGCTCCAGTGTGGGCCCGGGCCTGCCCGCCGACGCCGACATGTCGCTCTTCGTGAAGCTCGCCCCGGCCATCGGGCAGGGCTTCGCGGGCCCGGAGACGGTGGCGTCGGTGGTCGCGATGCTGGCCAGTGACGACGGCCGTTTCATCACCGGCACCGAGGTCCGCGTCGACGGCGGAACGCACTTCTGA
- a CDS encoding TetR family transcriptional regulator, with amino-acid sequence MTQPDPQPHSSSSPPRPPLQPSLTERRKAATQLDIARAAAALFAEHGPDGTTAEAIARHAGVALRTFYRYFRSKQDAVGPLLSGGAERWRALLETAGPGPLAPTLETAVREALAVPDAHAAEQLRWTRGLLRAAEHDAALRAVWYRVNQDSEERLLPVLARLAGPGADALEVRLAAAAATDAIRVALESWSATDAPATGPGSPAELAVRCLRELTGAMRLLGR; translated from the coding sequence GTGACCCAGCCCGATCCGCAGCCACACTCCTCGTCGTCCCCGCCACGCCCGCCGCTTCAGCCCTCACTCACCGAGCGCCGCAAGGCCGCGACCCAGCTCGACATCGCCCGCGCCGCGGCCGCGCTCTTCGCCGAGCACGGGCCCGACGGCACCACCGCCGAGGCCATCGCCCGCCACGCCGGGGTCGCGCTGCGCACCTTCTACCGCTACTTCCGCTCCAAGCAGGACGCGGTCGGCCCGCTGCTCTCGGGCGGCGCCGAACGCTGGCGCGCCCTGCTCGAAACCGCGGGGCCCGGCCCGCTGGCCCCCACCCTGGAAACCGCCGTGCGGGAAGCGCTCGCGGTGCCCGACGCGCACGCGGCCGAACAGCTGCGGTGGACCCGGGGGCTGCTGCGCGCGGCCGAGCACGACGCGGCGCTGCGCGCGGTCTGGTACCGCGTCAACCAGGACTCCGAGGAGCGCCTGCTGCCGGTCCTCGCCCGGCTCGCGGGACCGGGCGCGGACGCCCTCGAGGTACGCCTCGCCGCGGCCGCCGCCACCGACGCGATCCGGGTCGCCCTCGAGTCCTGGTCCGCAACCGACGCCCCGGCCACGGGCCCGGGCTCCCCCGCCGAACTCGCGGTGCGCTGCCTGCGCGAACTCACCGGCGCGATGCGCCTGTTGGGCCGCTGA
- a CDS encoding amidohydrolase, with protein MSHPAPSAPTALLGLDAIRAELAGIYRDLHAHPELSFAEHRTAAEVARRAGEYGCEVTTGVGRTGVVAVLRNGPGPTVLVRADFDALPVTERTGLGHASTVEGVMHACGHDMHTACLLGALKLLADSRELWSGTVLGVFQPAEETGQGARAMLDDGLYERFGTPDVVLGQHVGPFPAGMIGAHAGPAFAAADALRVVMHGKGAHGSRPETSVDPVVMAASTVLRLQTIVSREIAGSETAVVTVGALNAGTKDNIIPDEAELLLSIRTYTEDVRRTVLAAVERIVRGEAAVAGAAREPDIETTASFPLLVNDEDAVARTMAAVGAVIGADKVFDPGPVTGSEDVGLFGAEAQVPLCYWLLGGADPEAFAAALAAGTLERDIPSNHSPYFAPVVEPTLTTGVTALTTAALAWLDAR; from the coding sequence GTGTCCCACCCCGCCCCCTCCGCCCCCACCGCCCTGCTGGGGCTCGACGCGATCCGCGCCGAGCTCGCCGGGATCTACCGCGATCTGCACGCCCACCCCGAGCTCTCCTTCGCCGAGCACCGCACCGCCGCCGAAGTCGCCCGCCGGGCAGGGGAGTACGGCTGCGAGGTGACCACCGGCGTCGGGCGCACAGGGGTGGTGGCCGTGCTGCGGAACGGGCCGGGACCCACCGTGCTGGTCCGGGCCGACTTCGACGCGCTGCCCGTGACCGAACGCACCGGACTCGGCCACGCCTCCACCGTCGAGGGGGTCATGCACGCGTGCGGGCACGACATGCACACCGCCTGTCTGCTCGGCGCGCTCAAACTGCTCGCCGATTCCCGCGAGCTGTGGAGCGGCACCGTCCTTGGGGTCTTCCAGCCGGCCGAGGAGACCGGGCAGGGCGCGCGGGCCATGCTCGACGACGGGCTGTACGAACGGTTCGGGACGCCCGACGTGGTGCTCGGCCAGCACGTGGGGCCGTTCCCGGCCGGGATGATCGGCGCGCACGCGGGGCCCGCCTTCGCCGCCGCCGACGCGCTCAGGGTCGTGATGCACGGCAAGGGGGCGCACGGTTCACGGCCCGAGACGTCCGTCGACCCGGTGGTGATGGCGGCCTCGACCGTGCTGCGCCTACAGACGATCGTCTCGCGCGAGATCGCGGGCAGCGAGACGGCCGTCGTCACCGTGGGCGCCCTGAACGCCGGGACCAAGGACAACATCATTCCCGACGAGGCCGAGCTGTTGCTCAGCATCCGTACGTACACCGAGGACGTGCGCCGTACGGTGCTCGCCGCCGTGGAGCGGATCGTGCGCGGCGAGGCGGCCGTGGCCGGGGCCGCGCGCGAACCCGACATCGAGACGACGGCCTCCTTCCCGCTCCTGGTCAACGACGAGGACGCGGTGGCGCGGACCATGGCCGCCGTCGGCGCGGTCATCGGCGCGGACAAGGTGTTCGACCCGGGCCCGGTCACGGGCAGCGAGGACGTCGGCCTGTTCGGCGCCGAGGCCCAAGTGCCGCTCTGCTACTGGCTGTTGGGGGGAGCCGACCCCGAGGCGTTCGCCGCCGCGCTCGCCGCCGGCACCCTTGAGCGGGACATCCCCTCCAACCATTCGCCGTACTTCGCGCCGGTCGTCGAACCCACCCTGACCACCGGCGTCACCGCCCTCACCACCGCAGCCCTGGCCTGGCTCGACGCCCGCTAG
- a CDS encoding GNAT family N-acetyltransferase has product MPESYTKSRTSPLPLIRPARHSDGDRLGVLTREAWSPLHAVAPRPVPPYEPFFDDRHEPGHYLVAEVDGDIAGFVRVVPPTPLPSNRHVRQIQGLEIDASARRRGVGRALLRAACETARAEGATRITLRVLGHNAPARALYEREGFVVEGVQPGEFLIEGAYVDDVLMGRSLLDD; this is encoded by the coding sequence ATGCCCGAGTCGTATACCAAGTCCCGTACTTCTCCGCTCCCGCTCATACGCCCCGCCCGGCACTCCGACGGCGACCGCCTGGGCGTGCTCACCCGGGAGGCCTGGTCCCCGCTGCACGCCGTGGCGCCGCGCCCGGTACCGCCGTACGAGCCCTTCTTCGACGACCGGCACGAGCCCGGGCACTACCTCGTGGCCGAGGTGGACGGCGACATCGCCGGCTTCGTGCGGGTGGTCCCGCCCACACCGCTGCCCAGCAACCGCCACGTCCGGCAGATCCAGGGCCTGGAGATCGACGCGTCGGCGCGCCGACGGGGCGTGGGCCGCGCCCTGTTGCGCGCCGCCTGCGAGACGGCCCGCGCCGAGGGCGCCACCCGGATCACCCTGCGGGTGCTCGGCCACAACGCCCCCGCCCGCGCGCTGTACGAGCGGGAGGGCTTCGTCGTGGAGGGCGTACAGCCGGGTGAGTTCCTGATCGAGGGCGCGTACGTGGACGACGTCCTCATGGGGCGCTCGCTCCTGGACGACTGA
- a CDS encoding TIGR01777 family oxidoreductase: protein MSTMKIAVTGSTGLIGAELVRSLRADGHEVLRLVRRAPRGPDEVAWDPLRQYVDAAGLAGCEGVVHLAGAGVADRRWSAAYKKEIRDSRVLGTAALAEALAGLDTPPKVLVSGSAIGYYGDTGERVVDESAPPGDGFLPSVCVQWEEAAEAAREAGVRTVFARTGLVVARRGGAWAKLIPLFRAGLGGRLGSGRQYWSFIALHDEVAALRFLLDTESLSGPVNLTAPQPVTNREVTAAMSRVLRRPALLPVPAPVLRVALGEAAGDVLAGQRVVPGRLLEAGFRFAFPTVEEAVRVAAAGN, encoded by the coding sequence ATGTCAACCATGAAGATCGCGGTGACGGGTTCGACGGGGCTGATCGGTGCGGAGCTGGTGCGCTCGCTGCGGGCGGACGGGCACGAGGTGCTGCGCCTGGTGCGGCGCGCGCCGCGGGGGCCCGACGAGGTCGCGTGGGATCCGCTGCGCCAGTACGTGGACGCGGCGGGCCTGGCCGGCTGCGAGGGGGTGGTGCACCTGGCCGGGGCGGGGGTGGCCGACCGGCGCTGGAGCGCCGCGTACAAGAAGGAGATCCGGGACAGCCGGGTGCTGGGCACCGCCGCGCTCGCCGAAGCGCTCGCCGGCCTCGACACCCCGCCGAAGGTGCTGGTGAGCGGGTCGGCGATCGGCTACTACGGCGACACGGGCGAGCGCGTGGTGGACGAGTCCGCTCCGCCCGGCGACGGCTTTCTGCCCTCGGTGTGCGTGCAGTGGGAGGAGGCGGCCGAGGCGGCGCGGGAGGCGGGCGTCCGTACGGTGTTCGCGCGTACGGGGCTCGTGGTGGCCCGCCGGGGCGGGGCGTGGGCCAAGCTCATCCCGCTCTTCCGGGCGGGACTCGGGGGGCGGCTCGGCAGCGGGCGGCAGTACTGGTCGTTCATCGCGCTGCACGACGAGGTGGCGGCGCTGCGGTTCCTGCTGGACACGGAGTCCCTTTCCGGGCCGGTGAACCTGACGGCGCCTCAGCCGGTGACGAACCGGGAGGTCACGGCGGCGATGTCCCGGGTCCTGCGCCGCCCGGCCCTCCTGCCCGTGCCGGCCCCGGTACTGCGGGTCGCGCTGGGCGAGGCGGCGGGTGATGTGCTGGCTGGGCAGCGGGTGGTGCCGGGGCGGTTGCTCGAAGCGGGCTTCAGGTTCGCGTTCCCCACCGTGGAGGAGGCGGTACGGGTGGCTGCCGCCGGCAATTGA